One genomic window of Corallococcus silvisoli includes the following:
- a CDS encoding putative quinol monooxygenase encodes MTTQSQKAENVHVGLLVRLEAKAGKEADVQRFLEGGLPVVQAEPATAQWFALRFGPTSFGIFDTFADDAGRKAHLGGRVAAALMAQAPELLSQPPSIEMVDVLAVKR; translated from the coding sequence ATGACGACACAATCACAGAAGGCAGAGAACGTTCACGTGGGCCTGCTGGTCCGCCTGGAGGCGAAGGCAGGCAAGGAGGCCGACGTGCAGCGGTTCCTGGAGGGTGGCCTGCCCGTGGTCCAGGCAGAGCCGGCGACAGCGCAGTGGTTCGCGCTGCGCTTCGGTCCGACCTCCTTTGGCATCTTCGATACGTTCGCGGACGATGCGGGCCGCAAGGCGCACCTCGGCGGGAGGGTGGCCGCGGCCCTGATGGCACAGGCGCCGGAGCTGCTGTCACAGCCACCGTCCATCGAGATGGTGGATGTGCTCGCGGTGAAGCGCTGA
- a CDS encoding serine protease has product MVGLLGCGGPELEREEAEATGRVDQPIVGGVEARPGSHPWIVSLQQYGSHFCGGTLIRVGNREESDIVLTAAHCVYDGTSRLTVTAGAHDFASPSSSQQVVSATRTVYHPAYNSRTTVNDIAVVVLDKPIKFTATVQPVCLPEVSSSASQSSCGLSSVPMRPSLGAQSSLAEPPLDSVGLSSAGASVPDGTMMVAAGWGLTREGGNTSNRLMQVGVPTVSSASLIKAYKAENIAIDPEAMLGAGYSSGGRDSCQGDSGGPLVAPAGGRYVLHGITSFGVGCARPGLPGVYTRVSSYRSWIDTQVLIYSRARQ; this is encoded by the coding sequence GTGGTCGGCCTGCTGGGATGTGGTGGCCCGGAGTTGGAGAGGGAGGAAGCCGAGGCGACGGGCCGCGTGGACCAGCCGATTGTGGGAGGGGTCGAGGCACGCCCTGGGAGCCACCCGTGGATTGTCAGCCTCCAGCAATACGGAAGCCACTTCTGCGGTGGCACGCTCATCCGGGTCGGCAACCGGGAGGAGAGCGATATCGTGCTCACGGCAGCCCATTGCGTCTACGACGGCACGTCCAGATTGACCGTCACCGCTGGGGCTCATGATTTCGCCTCCCCCTCGTCCTCGCAGCAGGTCGTGTCCGCGACAAGGACTGTCTACCATCCGGCGTACAACTCGCGGACGACGGTGAACGATATCGCTGTCGTCGTGCTCGACAAGCCCATCAAGTTCACCGCCACGGTACAGCCGGTATGTCTCCCGGAGGTGTCATCCTCGGCGAGCCAGTCGTCGTGCGGCCTGAGCAGTGTTCCCATGCGCCCCTCCCTCGGCGCTCAGTCCTCGTTGGCTGAACCTCCGCTCGACTCCGTGGGGCTCTCGTCGGCGGGGGCTTCGGTCCCGGATGGCACGATGATGGTGGCCGCGGGATGGGGCCTGACCCGGGAGGGGGGAAATACATCCAACCGCTTGATGCAGGTGGGGGTTCCCACCGTGAGCTCCGCGTCCCTGATAAAGGCATACAAGGCAGAGAACATCGCCATTGATCCAGAGGCGATGCTGGGGGCTGGGTACTCGTCAGGCGGTAGGGATAGCTGCCAGGGGGACAGCGGAGGGCCGCTGGTCGCGCCGGCCGGTGGCCGATACGTGCTCCACGGAATCACGAGCTTCGGTGTGGGCTGCGCGAGGCCGGGTCTGCCTGGGGTCTACACTCGAGTCTCCAGCTACCGTTCCTGGATCGACACGCAGGTTCTCATCTACAGCCGCGCGCGGCAGTGA
- a CDS encoding M4 family metallopeptidase — protein MNPTPPRRPSSLAVATTLFLAAGSAAAANRVDLHLQDVGALRLQRAAIASTGGAALEPVRHAQALGLDADSRLSLIERVSDHGVLNHRYQQTYRGLPIFGEHVIVNESAQGELRALFGRKVTGLERDIPDASARLSAAQALEIAKGASLGSRVGAMVFSDEKSPLMIFIDDDGRAHKAYVVSYFSDAFGGGSPSRPVVIVDADTGRVLKQWENLQHVLIGTGPGGNVKTGQYEYGTNYGYMDVEQSGTTCTMNNANVKTVNLNGGTSGSTAYAYVCPRNTVKNINGAYSPLNDAHFFGGVIFNMYQAYIGQAPLTFQLTMRVHYATNYENAFWNGSAMTFGDGYTTFYPLVSLDVGAHEVSHGYTEQNSGLIYSGQSGGINEAFSDIAGEAAEFYMRGTNDFLVGAEIFKSSGALRYMANPPQDGISIGHASNYYEGMDVHYSSGVYNKAFYLLATKPGWNTPRAFQVFARANDLYWTPSTNFNQGACGVQTAAQDYGYSVADVSSAFASVGVSCDGAVELFRQTDTSGKLTIAVFERYATASASQTTNFSVTVPSDFVVIGGGGEGKESPAGNLLTASYPDTGLTSWLVSAKDHIDSDPAQVRAWAIGLKVAGLTPAQVRSYLTVSTATSATVAHPDVTATLPAGYVLVGGGIKVSWTGKGNLATASAPSSTTAWRVRSKDHRESSPGSAQAYAIGINSSIPGVGTVGNVINSGTSTVVAHPSYTAGLSAGYALSGCGAFVNWSGAGNLLWRIKPVNSGCSVASKDHIDSSPSSISGYAIGLRAF, from the coding sequence GTGAACCCCACGCCTCCACGCCGTCCCTCGTCCCTTGCCGTCGCCACCACCCTCTTCCTCGCGGCCGGCAGCGCCGCGGCGGCGAACCGCGTCGACCTGCACCTTCAGGATGTCGGTGCGCTCCGGCTGCAGCGCGCCGCCATCGCCAGCACGGGCGGCGCGGCCCTGGAGCCCGTCCGCCACGCCCAGGCGCTGGGCCTGGACGCGGACTCGCGCCTGTCGCTGATCGAACGGGTCAGCGACCACGGGGTGCTCAACCACCGCTACCAGCAGACCTACCGGGGCCTCCCCATCTTTGGCGAGCACGTCATCGTCAACGAGAGCGCCCAGGGCGAGCTCCGCGCGCTGTTCGGCCGCAAGGTCACGGGCCTGGAGCGGGACATCCCGGACGCCTCCGCCCGGCTGTCCGCCGCGCAGGCCCTGGAGATCGCCAAGGGCGCCAGCCTGGGCAGCCGCGTGGGCGCCATGGTCTTCTCGGATGAGAAGTCCCCGCTGATGATCTTCATCGACGACGACGGCCGCGCCCACAAGGCCTATGTCGTCAGCTACTTCTCCGACGCCTTCGGTGGCGGTTCACCGTCGCGGCCGGTGGTCATCGTGGACGCGGACACGGGCCGCGTGCTCAAGCAGTGGGAGAACCTGCAGCACGTGCTGATTGGCACGGGCCCCGGCGGCAACGTCAAGACGGGCCAGTACGAGTACGGCACGAACTACGGCTACATGGACGTGGAGCAGTCAGGCACCACGTGCACGATGAACAACGCCAACGTCAAGACCGTCAACCTCAACGGCGGCACGTCCGGCTCCACCGCGTACGCCTACGTCTGCCCGCGCAACACCGTGAAGAACATCAACGGTGCGTACTCGCCGCTCAATGACGCGCACTTCTTTGGCGGCGTCATCTTCAACATGTATCAGGCGTACATCGGGCAGGCGCCGCTGACCTTCCAGCTGACGATGCGGGTGCACTACGCCACCAACTACGAGAACGCCTTCTGGAATGGGTCGGCGATGACGTTCGGCGACGGGTACACGACGTTCTATCCGCTCGTCAGCCTGGACGTCGGCGCGCATGAGGTCTCCCACGGCTACACGGAGCAGAACTCCGGGTTGATCTATTCCGGCCAGTCGGGCGGCATCAACGAGGCCTTCTCCGACATCGCCGGGGAGGCCGCCGAGTTCTACATGCGCGGCACCAATGACTTCCTGGTCGGCGCGGAGATCTTCAAGAGCAGCGGCGCGCTGCGCTACATGGCCAACCCGCCGCAGGACGGCATCTCCATTGGCCACGCCTCCAACTATTACGAAGGCATGGACGTCCACTATTCCTCCGGCGTCTACAACAAGGCCTTCTACCTGCTGGCCACCAAGCCGGGCTGGAACACGCCGAGGGCGTTCCAGGTCTTCGCCCGCGCCAACGACCTGTACTGGACCCCCAGCACCAACTTCAACCAGGGTGCGTGCGGCGTGCAGACCGCGGCGCAGGACTACGGCTACAGCGTCGCCGACGTCTCCTCGGCCTTCGCCTCGGTGGGCGTCAGCTGCGACGGCGCGGTGGAGCTGTTCCGGCAGACGGACACCAGCGGCAAGCTGACCATCGCCGTGTTCGAGCGCTACGCGACGGCGAGCGCCAGCCAGACCACCAACTTCTCGGTGACGGTGCCCAGCGACTTCGTGGTGATTGGCGGTGGCGGCGAGGGCAAGGAGAGCCCGGCGGGCAACCTGCTGACCGCCTCGTACCCGGACACCGGGCTCACCTCATGGCTGGTCTCCGCCAAGGACCACATCGACTCCGACCCGGCGCAGGTGCGCGCGTGGGCCATTGGCCTGAAGGTCGCGGGCCTGACGCCGGCGCAGGTGCGCTCCTACCTGACCGTCAGCACGGCGACGAGCGCCACGGTCGCCCACCCCGACGTCACCGCCACGCTGCCCGCGGGCTACGTGCTGGTGGGCGGCGGCATCAAGGTGAGCTGGACCGGCAAGGGCAATCTGGCCACGGCCTCCGCGCCCTCCAGCACCACCGCCTGGCGCGTGCGCTCGAAGGACCACCGTGAGTCCTCGCCCGGCTCGGCGCAGGCGTATGCCATTGGCATCAACAGCTCGATCCCGGGCGTCGGGACCGTTGGCAACGTCATCAACAGCGGGACGTCCACGGTCGTCGCCCACCCGAGCTACACGGCGGGCCTGAGCGCGGGCTACGCGCTCAGCGGCTGCGGCGCGTTCGTGAACTGGAGCGGCGCGGGCAACCTGCTCTGGCGCATCAAGCCGGTCAACTCCGGCTGCTCGGTGGCGTCCAAGGACCACATCGACTCCTCGCCGTCGTCCATCTCCGGCTACGCCATCGGCCTGCGCGCGTTCTAG